A stretch of DNA from Malus sylvestris chromosome 9, drMalSylv7.2, whole genome shotgun sequence:
TGTTGCGGGTTAATTTCAAGGACTATTTGTGAGAAAATAGGACATATGTGActcatttatgtgccacattagcacttaatgaaaattttaacaaaattctaacagaaggaccacattgatttgtgacacctatttttaaatttcataaatagcGAGTTTAATACTAATTTATTCTTCAATCTTTTAGTGGAAATATATTTttacatcattaaaaaaaaattaaaaaaaaaacttatccttataattaatttcaaaaaaacAACTCAGGATCTTGTGCATCTTAACCATTGTGATTCCTGAATTTTATTGGAATTGGAGTTTGATCCCAAAACTAGAAATTTATGAGTATTGAATTATAAACTTGTCACAATCTGAAGCAATACTCCTTTTAGATGACAACAATGAAGTGGAAAAGTTCAAGCACTAATATTCCTCCAATTTTCACTTATTGTACACCAGCATAACTAAGGGGCACCGACGTAATTATCCCTAAAACCAAAGGTCAATGTCTTGATTAAACCCTATTTAAAGAAGGAAACTTATCAATCTAATGCAACGAAGTCTCCACTCACCAAAGTCCTCACATACCATGGAAAGATTGCCAGGAGTATTACTCTTCTTTCTTGTCATATTTTTCTCAACAACTCAAGCTTATGAGCCACTTATAAACCACCAAATCCATCTCCTCAGGCCGAAATCCGGGGCGGGTGGCAGCAGCGTTCCCGGCCTGTCTTGTCTGAGTTGGCGTTTGGCGGTGGAAGTTGGGAACATTATCAACTGGAAGACTGTTCCGGCACAATGTGGAAGCTACGTTGGGCACTACATGCTTGGGCACCAGTACAGGAAGGACTCAAAATTGATCACTGATGTGGCTTGGCTCTATGCCAAGAGCCTCAATCTTAAAAAGGATGGCAAGAACGTTTGGGTCTTTGATATAGATGAAACCACGCTCTCTAATCTACCGTATTTTGCTCGTCAAGGATTCGGGTAAGTTGCTAATTGAGTAAATATTACCAAAATCGTGATATTAATTTTCTTTCACGCAAGCAATTTCTTTAACGTTTATATAATACATTCAAATTGTCAaatattaaattataataaaaaatttcaacaaaaactTGTAGTAACCaatgatatattatatttatcGCCTTCATGATATTATTCACTATTTTATTAATGTTGAAATAAACAATAATAAGGACCCTTCACGGCCGGgttttgctttattttttttctataaggGGGAGGGACCCCAGGATTGCATAATGCTTGTTTGATAGATAAACGAATAATGAAGTTTATATAACGCAAATCGTTTGattaataaaagaataatagTGTATGAAACTCGGCAAAAAA
This window harbors:
- the LOC126582281 gene encoding acid phosphatase 1-like isoform X2, translating into MQRSLHSPKSSHTMERLPGVLLFFLVIFFSTTQAYEPLINHQIHLLRPKSGAGGSSVPGLSCLSWRLAVEVGNIINWKTVPAQCGSYVGHYMLGHQYRKDSKLITDVAWLYAKSLNLKKDGKNVWVFDIDETTLSNLPYFARQGFGTKAFNITAFNEWVLEGRAPALPESLQLYNKLLKLGVKVVFITGREEDQRSVTITNLRNVGYRTWEKLVLKGSAYSGKTSYEFKSAERAKLEKSGFRIIGNMGDQWSDILGASAGNRTFKLPDPLYYVS